The Myxococcales bacterium genomic sequence CGCCGCAGGACTTCGTGAAGCCGGGCTGAATCACCAGGTCCCGATCGATGACCAGGAACCCGAAGGTCACATTGTCAAGAATGATTGTGAGTTCGCGCGTGCGGGCCGCAACCTCTTTTTCGAGGCCTGCCGTGTACTTGGCCATCTCGTCAGCGCGAGCCTCCATGACGGCGCGTCGGCGTCTGTTCTCTTCTTCCCGGACGCGGGCGCGTTCGAGTTGCTTCTGAATGCTGCTCTGGTCGCCGTTGTAAAGCCCGAAGACCTTGTTCTTCAATACGTCCACGGTGCGCTCGGCGGCGCGTGCGCGGGCTTCCCAGGATCTCGTGTCAATTGTCGTCATGGTGTCATCCGTGAAGGGCAAGAGCGACCAGCGTTTGGTTGATGTGCAGACCGTTGAGTTGTTCGCCGTAGGTGTCGAATCCGATCGAGGCCTGGGCGGACTGCGAAAGCACCGCATCCACTTGGGGGATGAGGCCCGTGTTCTGCGCCTCGAGGGCCCGCAAAATGCAATTGCACATCAACATGAAATCGGGTTTGCGCGGGGCAGCCGTGGCGCCGCCGCCGTCGCGAGCCACGTCGGTTTGGCCGAGCGCCCTTTGCAACTCGACGGGCATGTCGTGGTGGCCGCCGATGTCGAGGACCATGCCGTCTTCGACGGCGCAGTAGAAGGTCAAGGCTCCATCGGCTTCGATCTTCTGAATCGAGCGTACGTAGATCTCGCCGTTGACCGAGAAGGTCAACGGGTTCATGAAGGCCACCGCATCCGTCACCGCGTCGGGCGTCAGCCCGAGGGCGCGTGCGTAGGCATCGAGCGCGGGCTCACCGTCGAGCTCGAGAATCTTGCGGGTCTCGGGGTCGCAGTTCGTGACGACCAAACGGCGCTCGGTACGGGTGAAATGTTGATGCTTGAGGATCGAAAAGGCAGAAGGATCCTCGGCGTGTGCCAGCACCAGCACGGCGGCATCGGTCTCGGCGCGTCCCTCGGCGAACACGTGGGTTTGCTGAAACTTCAGGTCATCGCCGGCGCTGCCGCCCAAAAAGGGAATGCCTTCGAGCGCCTCGGCGAGCCAAGCCGAAAGGCGCTCTTCGCGCAGCCGCAGACCATCGACGAAGGTGATCCCGAAGAGGTGGCTGGGGTCGAAGTCCTCGCGGTCGATTGCGAGGCTTTCGAAGAGGCCGTCGACCTTCGCCTTGACGGTGTTTTGTTCGAGCGTGCTCAGCCCCGAAACCAG encodes the following:
- a CDS encoding FIST C-terminal domain-containing protein, producing MITVFQGRSFDTDAEQAMAAATADFDASAPLDIVFLFSSTHRDPHAVMAAARRRFPDVPVVGCTTTGEFLGGAHSNGALVVAGLKTPRLRWQATLVSGLSTLEQNTVKAKVDGLFESLAIDREDFDPSHLFGITFVDGLRLREERLSAWLAEALEGIPFLGGSAGDDLKFQQTHVFAEGRAETDAAVLVLAHAEDPSAFSILKHQHFTRTERRLVVTNCDPETRKILELDGEPALDAYARALGLTPDAVTDAVAFMNPLTFSVNGEIYVRSIQKIEADGALTFYCAVEDGMVLDIGGHHDMPVELQRALGQTDVARDGGGATAAPRKPDFMLMCNCILRALEAQNTGLIPQVDAVLSQSAQASIGFDTYGEQLNGLHINQTLVALALHG